GTACCCTCGGCGGACGAAAGGTTGAACATCTCGATGCGTTCGGGCTCCAGTCCGATCTCGGCGAGCAGCTGCCGCGTCCGTTCGACCCGTCGACGGGCCCGAAGGTTACCTTCCAGAAAATGGCAGCCCCCCTCCAGGCATCCGGCCACGATGACCCCGTCGACGCCGCGCTCGAACGCGGCCAGCATGTAGTTCACCTCCAGCTTGCTCGTGCAGGGCAACCGCAGCACGCGGACGTTGCCCGGGTATTGCAGGCGCATCGACCCGGCCAGGTCCGCCGCCGCGTATGCGCAGTAGTGGCAGCAGAACGCGAGGATCAGGGGCTCGTCGTTCATGATTTTCCCCCGCTCTTGTGCCAGCGCGGGGTGGCGACTCCCACCTGTTCGGGATAGAGGGGTTCCCAAGGTGTGGCGACGCGGTCCGCGTCCAGCAGGCCGTCAATGGCGGACAGGATCTGGTGGCCCGCGTAGTGCCGGAGCGTGATCGCCACAGCCGGGCATTCCGCGGTGCAACTGCCGCAGCCCATGCAGGTCGTGCCCTGGATCTCGGCTTTATTGAACCCGTTGACGCGCGGGGCCATGTACGGACAGATGTGCACACACGTCATGCAGGAAATGCACTTGTCCG
This region of bacterium genomic DNA includes:
- a CDS encoding hydrogenase iron-sulfur subunit; amino-acid sequence: MNDEPLILAFCCHYCAYAAADLAGSMRLQYPGNVRVLRLPCTSKLEVNYMLAAFERGVDGVIVAGCLEGGCHFLEGNLRARRRVERTRQLLAEIGLEPERIEMFNLSSAEGTRFAEIATTMVDRVKRLGRSPLRPGQDRIEQEVMEIGRQAEAMLAEDKR